The DNA region TGGTAGCGCGTCTCGTTCGCAATGAGAAGGCCAGGGGTTCGAATCCCCTCAGCTCCACCAAACTCGCTGGTCAGCAGCCATGCAGGGATCCTGAATTCAGGAGAACTCATGGCAACTCACCAGAAAGTCACCACTAACGCGTCTCGTTCCGCACGTGCCTGGAGCGACCTCGGGCGCTCTCGGCCATATCCGGAGCACCTCGTGCACCTGGATTGCATGACCACCTCCACACGTCGCCAGCCCCGCTCAGCCACGTCCGGATATGAGTCTGGACTCGACCCGGTCCTCACGCTCTCTGCCCTCGCCGCCCAACTCGGGGTGAGCGTGCAAACGCTGTACGACCTGAGAAGCCAGGGCCGCGGGCCGCGCGGCTTCCGGGTTGGCCGAGAGCTGCGATTCCGTCTCAGCGAGATCGAAGCCTGGCTCGCCCGGCTCGAGGAGGCCGACGCGCTCCGCCACCCGGAAGCACTGTCGTGAGCATCTCCGGGCGTCCACGCACCCCGATCGGAACCCACGGCACGATCAACACGCGCCGGACCCGCAGCGGCGTTGTCGCCGAGACTCGCGTACGTGATCTCGACGGACGACTCCGCCAGGTGCGGGCCACCGGACGAACGTCCGCCGCGGCGCGGAGTCTGCTCTTGGAACGCATTCGTGAGCGCCCCTCGCTACCCAGTGAGGGCGTCCTGAGGCCGACCAGCTCGTTCTCTCAACTTGCCGAGCTGTGGCTGGCAGACCTGGAACTGCGTGACCTTGCCAGCAACACCAAGGAGAACTATCGCGGCTGCCTTCAGTTGCATGTACGCCCGGCGTTCGATCACTACAACCTCGCTGAAATCACCACCGGCAGGGTCGAGTGGTTCCTCGCGCGCCAGGGGAAGAACTCCCCGTCGCAAGCCCGTCAGGCGAGGACGATGCTGAACCTCCTGTTCAGCTACGCGCTGCGGCACGACGCCATCAGTCGCAATCCGGTCGAGGGAACCTCGCCGCTCAGAAAGAAGAAGGCGGCCCCGCAAGCGCTCACCCTGGAGCAGATCTCCGCAATCCGAGTGGCGGCGGCGACGTGGCGGACCGAGGCCGGCCTGCCCGGCCCGAAGCCCGACGGACAGGTGCGCGACATCATCGAGGTCCGCTACCACGCCGAGTTCGTGGGGCTCAGCGGATGCCAGCAGCTCATCGACGCGTTCTCGCGTCTTGGCATCTCGGGCGTGTGGCGCAACGCCATCGCCGACCTGGACTGGTGGAACCTTTTCGACGTCCGCTACCACCAGCAGCTCACCGCGGCCTTGCAAGCTCGATCAGTCGACGACGCGAAGAAGCTCATCTACGAGCACAACGAGGACGTAAAGCGGATGGTT from Nocardioides sambongensis includes:
- a CDS encoding helix-turn-helix transcriptional regulator; protein product: MTTSTRRQPRSATSGYESGLDPVLTLSALAAQLGVSVQTLYDLRSQGRGPRGFRVGRELRFRLSEIEAWLARLEEADALRHPEALS
- a CDS encoding site-specific integrase, whose protein sequence is MSISGRPRTPIGTHGTINTRRTRSGVVAETRVRDLDGRLRQVRATGRTSAAARSLLLERIRERPSLPSEGVLRPTSSFSQLAELWLADLELRDLASNTKENYRGCLQLHVRPAFDHYNLAEITTGRVEWFLARQGKNSPSQARQARTMLNLLFSYALRHDAISRNPVEGTSPLRKKKAAPQALTLEQISAIRVAAATWRTEAGLPGPKPDGQVRDIIEVRYHAEFVGLSGCQQLIDAFSRLGISGVWRNAIADLDWWNLFDVRYHQQLTAALQARSVDDAKKLIYEHNEDVKRMVGGIISKQGGHL